A single region of the Salvia splendens isolate huo1 chromosome 18, SspV2, whole genome shotgun sequence genome encodes:
- the LOC121776119 gene encoding probable carboxylesterase 18 translates to MAKSAAHHPQLPLKTRISLFFLSAVTDATMRPDGTVNRRLFSTLTYLLRVPPSPSKPRHGVTTSDVPVDPSRGLWFRLFVPRDSSGSLPVIVFFHGGGFVYLSPDFKAYDDVCRRFAKAVPAAIVSVNYRLAPEHPYPAQYDDGYDVLRFLEAERRRILPDTVDLSRCFLAGDSAGGNLAHHVALRAAQRAEPPGELRVVGVIAIQPFFGGEQVRKSEIELEGVGFVVNSARTQFMWNALMPRADRDHEVINVSGPNAVDISSIRFPATMVVVAGFDSLKDWQMSYYNWLVESGKEAYLVNYPNMFHAFYIFPELPESTLLISEVKNFIYKLSNST, encoded by the coding sequence CTCAAGACCCGCATCAGCCTCTTCTTCCTCAGCGCCGTCACCGACGCCACCATGCGCCCCGACGgcaccgtcaaccgccgcctcTTCTCCACGCTCACCTACCTACTAAGGGTCCCACCCTCCCCCTCCAAGCCCCGCCACGGCGTCACTACCTCCGACGTCCCCGTCGACCCCTCCCGCGGCCTCTGGTTCCGCCTCTTCGTCCCCCGCGACTCCTCCGGCAGCCTCCCCGTGATCGTCTTCTTCCACGGCGGCGGCTTCGTCTACCTCTCCCCGGACTTCAAGGCCTACGACGACGTCTGCCGCCGCTTCGCCAAGGCGGTCCCCGCCGCCATCGTGTCGGTGAACTACCGCCTGGCCCCGGAGCACCCGTACCCGGCGCAGTACGACGACGGGTATGACGTGCTCCGGTTCCTGGAGGCCGAGCGGCGGCGGATCCTCCCGGACACGGTCGACCTGTCCCGCTGCTTCCTGGCAGGGGACAGCGCCGGGGGGAACCTGGCCCACCATGTGGCTCTGCGGGCTGCACAGCGCGCAGAGCCACCAGGTGAGCTCAGGGTAGTTGGAGTGATCGCAATACAGCCCTTCTTCGGGGGAGAGCAGGTCCGGAAATCGGAGATTGAGCTGGAAGGGGTGGGTTTCGTTGTCAACTCAGCCCGGACGCAGTTCATGTGGAATGCGTTGATGCCCCGGGCGGACCGCGACCATGAGGTCATCAATGTGAGCGGGCCCAACGCTGTTGATATTTCGAGTATTCGTTTTCCGGCCAccatggtggtggtggcgggGTTCGACTCGCTAAAGGACTGGCAGATGAGCTACTACAACTGGCTCGTTGAATCCGGGAAAGAAGCTTATCTCGTCAACTACCCCAACATGTTCCACGCGTTCTACATTTTTCCGGAGCTTCCTGAATCTACGCTACTCATTTCGGAAGTCAAGAACTTCATCTACAAACTATCTAACTCTACCTAG